ataatgataataataataataatgatgatgataatgatgataatgatgataatgatgataatgatgataatgatgcatataatgatgataatgatgataatgatgataatgataataataataataataatgatgatgataatgatgataatgataataataataataatgatgatgataatgatgataatgatgataatgataataataataataataataatgatgatgataatgatgataatgatgataatgatgataatgacaataataatgttaatgatgataatgatgataatgataataataacaataataatgataataattataataataataataataataataataataataataataataataatgatgatgataatgatgatcataatgataatgataatgatgacgatgaaataataattaatatgataacaaaaacaataataacaacagaaacaaaataatgataatgatgatcataaaaaatgataatgataataaagagtgataatgatgatgatgatgataatgataatcaaaacaataataataaagatgataatgatgatgataattattattaatattattatcatcatcatcatcatttttattatatttattatcttcatataatgatgatgatgttagcgtcatcattatcattatcattgtcattagtatgttatcatcattatcgttattgttgtggttgttgctatcattatcatcactattatcattaataccattgacattactattaacctcattattactatcattattactgttatcattattattgttgttgttttcttttcctttgcgtttttgtttttcctcggcCACAAAATACtctatggaaataaaaaaaaaaaaaaaaaaactgaccatGGTCAATATTTTCCCATAtcgataagtaataataacaacaaaaacaacaaaaacaacagcaataataataataataataataataataataataataataataataataatgataataataataattataataataataataataacaataacaataatgataatgataataataataataataacaatgatgataaaaacacatcatatacgaacacaaacacacttcaTCTTACCAAATAGAAGTCCAGAATTCTGAATGAACTAATAGTGACCACAGTCCTTTTGTTGGGTAAAGCTGTCTTATCGTAATTTCTAAACAGCTGGGCACGCAGTTCTGTTTCTCCGTCTCCCAAAACTGTGAAAAGAAACATATTCATTAAAATCCGACGTGGTTATTCTCTTAcagtttcttcctttttattatgagtattgttattattatcatcattatttatctctagtatctgatattattatttccctgtcattatgattatcatgatcattattattattatgaatgtcattAATACAACtactagttattataatcattatcattattattgcaattgtcattgatatatcattattattattataattattattattattattactataataataataattgttggtgttgttgattatattattatcctcattatcattgttcttcatattattattatcattgttattattattattattatcattattattatcattattattattatcattactattttttattattattactattactactactatcattattattatcattctgatcctcatcatcatcgtcattattatttttagtattattattatcattattatcattatcattattgttgttgttgttgttgttgttgctgttattattattattattactgttatcaatattatcaaatgtataactattatttatcaatattattatcatcatcattatcactaatactattactatcatcatcatgatcattgtcatattgttattactactattatccttatcaatgtaatcattattattatcatcattactattgttatcgttatcattattattatttttattattattattattattattatcatcatcgttattattattattatcatcatcgttattatcttattattattattatcatcattactattactattattatcattattatcattatcattattatcatcattatcatcattatcattaacattattattactattgccattattgttattattaccactatcattattatcattattatcctcattagtattcttcttattatgaccattattattattgttattgatattgttattattattctttgataatttttcattatcactgtcgttgttgtcgttattattattattgttattattattattaatattgtcttcATCACTAGCAATCGTactatcactatcctcattaccaccaatactattattactattgtcttcgTCTCTCCTATCAGTGCCCATATCACAGATGATGTATCACGGACAGAAAAACAGGATGTAGTTACTTTGTTTAACGATGTGGCGCTTGCGTGTcagggtgtgcgtgtgtctgattggagagagagagagagagaaagagagagagagagagagagagagagagagagagagagagagagagagagagagagagagagagagagagagagagagagagagagagagggagggagagagggggagagggagagagtatgataAGGTGAGAAGTGACCAATTTTCCTCCACATGCCTGAACAAACACCTCTTACTTACCACCTGTAAATACCATTAACAACACACTTAGGATCACAGGCCGCATGGTGATGACAGAATGGTGACCAgattccctaaaaaaaaagaaaaaaatatataaaaggaaaataatgacactaaaataatatatgatgagaataatattcacatttctagaatgagagaatcagagagaatcagagagatacatacatatatataaatatctatatatatatgcacacacacacacatatgtgtgtatgtgtgtgtgtgtatatatatatatatatatatatacatatatatgtatgtgtgtatacatatatatatatatatatatatatatatatatgtgtgtgtgtgtgtgtgtgtgtgtgtgtgtgtgtgtgtgtgtgtgtatttgtgtgtgtgtgtgtatgtgtgcgtgtgtgtgtatacatatatatatatatgcatgtgtgtatgtctgtgtatgtgtatacacacacacacacacacacatgtatatatatacatttatatatgtatgtgtgtatacatatatatgtgtatgtatacacacacacatatatataaatacacacatttatgtatacacacatacatacacatacacacacacacacacacagacatatatatgtatatgtgtgtgtgtgtgtgtgtgtgtgtatgtgtgtgcgtgtgtgtgtgtgtgtgtgtgtgtgtgtgtgtgtgtgtgtgtgtgtgtgtgtgtaaatatgtagatacatatatataaatagatatatatatgtatatatatacatatatatatatatatatatatatatatatatatatatatatatatatgcatatatatagacatatagacatatatatatatatagacatacatatgtacatatataaatatatataaatatatatatatatatatatatatatatatatatatagagagagagagagagagagagagagagagagatggatatacatacacacatatatgtatacacacatacaaacacacacacacacacactcacacacacacacacacacacacacacacacacacacacacacacacacacacacacatatatatatatatatatatatatatatatatatatccttatatatgtttgtgtgtgtgtgtaatttcagacctgaagatggaatccaagtggatttcgaaactgtagtctcatagtATCAGcgcggaagagtgttttatccttcatatatgtgtgtgtgtgtgtgtgtgtgtgcgcgtgtgtgtgtgtgtgtatacatatgtatatacatatgtataatacatatatatatatgtatatatatatacatatatatgcatatatatatagacatatagacaaacatatatatacatatatatatgcatatatatatatatatatatatatatatatatatgtgtgtgtgtgtgtgtgtgtgtgtgtaaaagtgtgtgtgtgtgtgtgtgtgtgtgtgtgtgtgtgagtgtgtgagtgtgccagtatggttctgtgtgtgtgtgtgtgtgtatatatatatatatatatatatatatatatatttagagagagagagagagagagagagagagagagagagagagagagagagagagagagagagagagagagagagagagagagagaggtggatatagatatatacatatatgtacacacacacacacacacacacatatacatatatatatatatatatatatatatatatatatatatatatatgtgtgtatgtatatgtatacatatatgtgtgtgtgtgtatatatatatatatatatatatatatataaatatatgtttatgtgtgtgataacgtttgtctatatacgtacatatatacatatatacccacatgtgtgtgactgtgtgtgtatctatatacgcaCGTAAGCGTTGAATTaataaattagttttttttatacacacacacacccacacacacacacacacaaatatatatcacagAAAATTAGGGAAAATCAGCAAAACGCACTCCCACTGTACCTCGCAACCGGCCGACCGTCAGAGTCTTTCGCAAACGGGGGACGATTGACaactggagtatgttggggacaGCATGTTAGCACAACCCCTGGTCCCTTCCAATCCCCatccgcctctctcctccctgttggcccatcccttctccctcccccccaccccttccccgtcccccatccctccttctcttctcccttccaacccctgtcccctttcctccctccctcttgctcccttcTCAAACTACCCACCCTTTCTCTTACCTTCATGTTTTTACTTATAtcccccctacccttttcctcctctaggTGAATACAACCCAAACTTGTTCGTAATCAACGCATCAATTCATCAGTCCgtcagagagaggaaaacagccacagtaagaaattaaaaaaaaaaaaaaaaaaaaacgaaatagataTACACGTTTCTATCCATTTCGATTAATTATCCGTCTGGTGAAgagctcgtgaagagttcgaaacgttacgattttcttctttttttccattttttacagaggctgttttacttttcatctttgtgtacacgttactgtgtttgtatttgtgtctaaACATgcacatgtgagtatgtatatatatatatatatatatatatatatatatatgcatatatatatatatacatttatgtatatatatacatatctatatgtgtgtatatgtgtgtatatacacatatatatatatatatatatatatgtatgtatatacatatacatacatatacattcctatgtttatatatgtatgtatatatatacatatgtatatgtgtgtgtgggtgtgggagttcatatatgtgtgtgtgtttgtatctgtttatatgtgtgtgtgtgtgacgcttcTCAAAGATATGAATTCATAGGCATAGCCCGAAGTCCATTTATTACTTTCTTGCTTGCGAggatcagcttcgcatatctgacttgtCCTTAGCTTACCACGGCTTGTCACTTTGCCCGCTTCGTTCCCGCCTATTGGTCGTGGGATCAGCACTGACGAGTAATAAAAGGACAGCTTTCGAGGACGGAGCATCTTACCAACTTGCTACGAACTCTTGACTTGATTGCCTGTGATTATGGCAATGTACTCGGATGGATGCGTAAGGCAGACACGCGGCAGTGGACAAGCAGGAGGGAGGTGAGTCTAcgggaaaatgggggaaaaatactttaaagtaataacaatgataataatatcctaaTAATGTTACACCATAACACTTGTTTCCATGCCCCATGATTATCTTTACCTTCGTTTTTGACTTTTCACTCTCTACACTGATATCCATACTACCACTCATCTTTTGTTAACTTACTTCTAACCTCTTGTCTACTGCCAATTAATTAACAAACCAACACACCTGTATCACCattgtttcttgttttcattttgtttcatgcTATTTATATTTCACGGTCTGCTACTggatctccccttttttttttttttttttttttttgtagcaaaaaaaaaaaaaaaaaaaaaagttattagtaCCTACTTTCCATTTAGATAATATACCATCAGTTACAGATCTTGTGTTATTCTCTTgaatacaaaaataagtaaaaatgaataaatataaaactaaataaaaatctttgaattacatttttcttctctttgccaATCTAGTTGAttagtaaataataaacaaataaaataatatatatatatatataaagagacagatagtaaaataaattaatgtgtaaataaatgtttacTCCAGAATACAATAGCTATACAAGGGGTTTCGCTGTTATTGCCAAGGCTTCTGATGGTGTAAATTGTCCTGCAGGTAAattcagttatttgtttattattgttcgtTTGATAGCCGGGTGTAAATCACGATTGAAATAATTTCTCTGCACATATTGGATTCGGCAATATTGTCCTCTTTTTATAAACATGCCTTTTAAACATAACTCTTCCTCCGAAAatcctgaacacacacacacacacacacacacacacacacacacacacacacacacacacacacacacacacacacacaagcgaatgCTTGGCATGCACTCAGCCGATAAATATCAAGCAAACTAATATTTCCATTAAACCATTGGTGTGCTTCTATCagtgttttcttctttcatattcttCTCCTTACCCGGATTTAATCAATTCCTGACCAAGCGAAGACCATGCAATAGATTTGGTGATATTAACGTGCCTAGTAACTTTCCGAAGTGATTATAACCTTGTTTATAACGATACTCCAGTCAAATTCGGAAagggaaaaactggcaacttccGACAGACCGTATTTCGTCCGAGTTGGCAAAATCTcttgagaaaaggaaataaattgtcatatatttaccctgtattataatattagtaacgtatccctctacatatattgcatgtgtacgtaacccttatgtaaacatcagtgttgtacactcctccagaatatactcgtgtagctcagcagagctccgtattttattcaccttttcccctcaaagggagcaacaaaacaacatataaaacatgGTGGCAGCTGTACTCCGTCTCCAAGcatagaggggaaagaggtaataACAACCTGGAGATACCGAAATATGGACTCTAAAATACGAGAGGTAAGCGACCAACCAGCTAAGAGACAAGTGCCACGTCGCACCTAAATCCCAAATGATTCGCTCTCAGTGAAGGTATCAAGCCAAATAAGACAAGTATATAAGAAACATGCGAAAGTAAGTCACAGTTTGTTTCATAGGTCCTGTGTACCCAACACAGCTCAACTTTGGTGCACCGAGACTGTCATAATACTCGCACTGCCACGTCAACAGCCATAAAAATGGCCGGCGCCGAACTCTTACCAAGTATGAATTGGAAAGCTAGCGATTCATATGGCGCACTAATGATTTTCCAAAAACGTTGTATAAGATACTTCAAGGTTAAAAAGATACCAAGAGAGGAGCAGGCAAACCACATCATTCTGTATGCAGGCAATTCTGGAGAGGAAATGATAGAGGCAAGCAATCTGACTGAAGAAGATATGAAAGACCCTGACAAAGTTTGGGATGTTCTTCAGACCCAGGTAAAACCAAAGACTAACAAATATGTTGACAGACTTCGCCTACGAAAATACATCCATAAAGAAATTGAATCTAGTGATGAGTTCTTGAATAGATGTGAAACTTAAGCAAAGAGATGCAAATTTACTGAGGCAGAACATGAAGCAAGAGTCATTGAACAATTCATGGAAGGAGTATACAGTAACGATTTGCAGAAAGGCCTTATTATGGAAGGTGAAGACATAAGGTTGAGCAAAGCCATTGACATTGCCAGATCTCATGAAGCAACCATAAGAGATAACAGAGACATGAGAGTCAAAACAGTCAACTATGACCTAAATGTCGATGCTGTGGGATACCCTAAGTTTGCAAGGGCAGCAAAACCATGCAACAAATGTGGGCGAGCACACAATAAATACCCCCCACAATCCTGCCCAGCATATGGTGCTAGGTGTAATACATGTGGCAAAATGAACCACTGGCAAAAAATGTGTCTGTCAGtaccagaaaataagaaaaaaacaaacaagagtaAGGGCACAAGCCAAAGTCATTATGCCGGGAATAAAGTCCATAGAAACTTCAACAGTGACAAACCGAGGAAAGCTAACAGAACATCTGCCGTGCATGAGTTCAGCCAAGATGACCCCAATGAGGATTATTTCACAGTAAGCTCTGTTAGAGTAGCAGAGGTGTCAAACAGTAATTATAGTGAAGCTCTACGATCTATCAAAGTCAGAACCCCCTGCAACAAGACTGGTTCGATGGCAATCAAGGTCGATACAGGGGCTTGAGTAAATCTGCTCCCGATAAGAGCATTTCGAATTATGTGTCCAGATTTAATAGATGCTCATGGGAAGCCGAAAACCTATCTGACCAACAACCGTCAGAAGAATTTGATTGCAGTGAACAATTTGAAACTCAAGTGTTTTGGGTCGATCAAATTAAAGTGCACCTTCGACGAGAAAAACTGGATCGATAAAGATTTGTACATTCTGGACCAAGAAGTTGGACCAATTATTTTGGGTCTGCCAAGCCTGAGAGCCCTAGGCATGGTGACAATTCATGAGGCACGGATGCATCCTCAACCAACCACGGCCGTCCAGTCGGTGGATGATTTAAAGAAATCATACCCGGATCACTTTGATAAAATTGGGAGTTTTCATGAAAAATACCAAATAGTGCCGAAAGAGGGTTCAAGACCAGTTGGCCATGCACAGCGAAAATTTCCTATACATAAAAAGGAAGAACTTCAAAACCAGCTCGAAGACATGGAAAAAATAGGAGTTATCAAAAAGGTGTCGGAACCTACAGATTAGGTCAACAGCATGGTTTGCACCATGAAGAAGGATGGCAGCCTGCGCGTATGCTTAGATCCTAAGGATTTGAACAAAGCTATAAAAAGAAGCCATCACAAGACACCTACACAAGAGGAAATCACACACAAGTTTGCAGACTCAAAATATTTCAGCAAACTTGATGCAAAGAATGGCTATTGGTCAGTCACGCTTGACGAGACTAGTTCGTTCCTCACTACATTCAACACTCCTTTTGGCCGCTACAGATATCTCAGAATGCCTTTTGGCCTGGTcatgtcacaagatgttttccaGCAAAAAATGGATCAGATCCTCGAAAACTGTCCTGGTACCATTGGCATTGCTGATGTAGTTGTGTttggaaaaaatgaagaggagcaTGACATAAACCTGCATAACCTCTTCAAGATTGCCAAGCAGCAAGGATTAACTTTCAACAGTGCAAAGTGTGTGATCAAGCAGGAACAAGTGAAATTCTTTGGAACTGTCTACGACAAGGAAGGCTCTCACCCAGATCCAGACAAGGTATATGCAATTAAAGCACTGCCGAGCCCAACAAATGTTACAGAGTTGCAACAATTTTTGGGAATGGTCACCGATATGTCGCCATTTATCACATACCTAGCTGATGAAACTGCACCACTTAGAAGTCTCCTAAAAAAAGGTATAGACTTTACATGGTCACCAACACACGAGCAGGCATTCGAACATATTAAGAATATTTTGTGCACAGATGCAACACTGGCACATTTCAACCCAAATAAACCAACAGTCATACAAGTAGATGCATCACAAAATGGTATTGGTGTTGCATTAGTGCAAGATGACAAGCCTATTGCCTATGCGTCCAAGTCTCTGTCTGAAACAGAACAACGTTATGCCAATATCGAAAGGGAACTACTTGCCGTGGTATTTGGATGTGAAAGATTTCATACCTATGTATACGGCATAGCATTCCAGGTGGAGAGTGACCACAAACCTCTGGAAATGATTCAACCAAAGAATCTGAGAGCCGCACCGCCCAGACTGCAGCGTATGCTGATGAGGCTGCAGCACTATGATGTCACGATCCGATACAAGCCAGGAAAAGATCTCTTATTAGCAGATGGTCTATCATGCTTGACATGAATGGACAACCAACATATTGGTCTAGACCTACAGATCAACTTTGTTACATTCAGCAACGAGAAACTAGCCTCACTTAGACAGGAAACCTCAAAAGATGTCATCCTGCATGGACTGAAAGACGTCATTATTCAAGGATGGCCAGAAGAGATGAAAGACTTACCGAGAATGCTGCACCCATACTTGTCCTTCAGAGATGAGCTATCTATTGAAGATGGGCTAGTGATAAAAGGCAGCAGAGTCGTAATCCCAGCTTCCATGCAGAAACTTGTGCTTGACCGCATCCATGAAGGACACCAAGGCATCACGAAAGGCCAACTTCGAGCCAAGGACTGTGTATACTGGACTTCAATCAACAGGGACATTGAAGACCTAGTCCAGCAGTGTTCCATATGCCAAGAAACGTCAAGGTCACATACAAAGGAAACCCTCATCCCGCATGAACTTCCTACACGACCATGGCAGTATGTCGGAACTGATCTTTTCCATTATGGAGGAAATGATTACCTGATTATAGCTGACTACTACTCAAAGTTTCCAGTTATCAGGAAAATGCCCATGCATGTCACAAGCCAAGCTGTGATCAAGGGATTGAAGAACTTGTTTTCTGAGTACGGAGTTCCTGAAAAAGTATATAGCGATAATGGACGCCAATATAGCTCAGAAGAATTTGCAACGTTTGCTTCGAACTGGGAGTTTGAACATATAACAAGCTCACCCCACTATCCTCAGTCAAATGGATTCATTGAAAGAACTATCCAGACTGTTAAAAACACCATCGACAAGGCAAAAAGAAGCAACAAGGATCCAGAAATGGCATTTTTAACCCTACGTACCACACCACTGGATAGCAAGTTGCCAAGCCCAGCAGAACTTTTGAtcggaaggaagatgaggagtaacCTACCACTTCACCTGCCTACAAAGGAAGGACAAAAGCAAGATGTCTATGAAAACTTCAAGAGGAAGCAAGACACACAGAAGCAGTATTACGACCGAGGAGCAAAAGACCAGCCAACACTCCTACCAGGCCAAGCTGTTCGAGTTCAAGACCACATTACTGGAAGGTGGACACCCGCTACAGTCGTTGAGAAATCCCAAGAACCTCGATCATACATAGTCGAAACACAAGATGGAGGTATCTTACGAAGAAACAGACGACACATCAGGCAGACGCCACAACCCAAGCATCCACTTCCAGATGAACACCATGCAGAAGAGTCTACTGGAACTACATTGAATATAGATAACGAGCAAGATCATGTGAGCAAGGCTCCTGAAGTAGTGCCTCAAGAACAAGAATCAACTTGCGATGGCACAAGAACAAGATGTGGCCGTACCATCAAGAAGCCTAATAGACTGAACTTATAATCTGTTTGAGTTTCCACAGTGTTTATGTGTAGTGTTCAATAGTGTTAAGGAAAGTGCTATAATAATGGCCAGTATACTAATAAGATTCTCAAAACAAGGTGCTATGTTCTTACCTGATTCTTTTTGAAAATTACTGAAAACAAAGTGCTATGTTCCTACCCAATTCTTTTGAAAATTACTGACAAAGGTGATAAATCTTATTTTACATGTCTGTGAACACAAGGCATTCTCAGGTGCAATCTCAGTTACCCAACTCTAGCAGCTCATAGAATGTTAAACTCTATTTTTGATACACTGCAGATTCTCACATATTTTTGTAACTAACTACCAAATACTATATCTCAAATATGATAAGAATCTAACctacagttttttgtttttgaaaaagagggatgtcatatatttaccctatattataatattagtaacgtatccctctacatatattgcatgcgtccgtaacccttatgtaaacatcagtgttgtacactcctccagaatatactcgtgtagctcagcagagttccgtattttattcaccttttcccctcaaatggagcaacaaaacagcatgtaaacaaaaataaaaataaggaatactGTATACGCATCTTCCAAATACCAAATTTACTCACACAATTAAGCATTCGGGGTCAGCTGATTTGATAAGAGAGAGAATTGGCGAATCGGAACATCCCTAAGTctgagtgagttgccagttcatACTTTCCTGAAATTAGACGCTCTATagacactagagagagagagggagagagagagagagagagagagagagagagagagagagagagagagagagagagagagagagagagagagagagagagagagagagagaggggggggggggggggagggaaggagagaagaagaaaggacagaaaaaataCAAGAGGCACGTCATGTCAGAACACTTATACATACGTAAGCTATTGTACATATTCGGatattattgtgtttatgtataatacatacatatatatatgtttatgcataaatatatatttccatgtatgtatatgaatgtatatacatgtatatatatatatatatatatatatatatttatatacatatatatacacacatgtatttgtgtatatatattatatatatacatacacacacgtgtatgtgtgtatatatatgtatgtatacatagatatatatacatacatacatatgtatatatttacacacacacacacacacacacacacacacacacacacacacacacacacacacacacacacacacacacacacacacacacacatatatatatatatatgtgtgtgtgtgtgtgtgtgtgtgtgtgtgtttgtgtgtatatgtatgtatatatatgtatatatatatacatatatacatacgaatgaaTAAGTACTCATAAACCGACACATAATCTGCAGGGCTCAGCATGACTTGACACTTTCttcgggggaagggggcagaggaagtgtgaagggaagagaggtgaaaagtgaaaatatattattactgatattgtaaaATTCCTTTAGCaagtgtataatacacacacagacacatacattaacgcacacacatagaggcacacacaacacacaaacacacacacacacacacaaacacacacaaacacacacacatacaggcacacacaaacacacacaaacacacacatacacaaacacacacacacacacacacacacacacacacatatatatatatatatatatatatatatatatatacactaacagtAAGACGTGTTATACTCTCACTCATactaaagggaaaagggaaatatagaatagtgatgataaacgACATTATTACCTTCCTTCCCCATCGCATCCCCTGCCCACCCCCATAcccatctcacccacccaccctccctcccatctacccATTAACCTCCTCGAAAAAGTGTCTAGTCACGGTGATTTATGCAGATtctgtgcttgtttgcgtgttttcgttcatatatatatgttatatatattatatatacacatatatgtatacatacatatatatgtatatatatatatatatatatatatatatatatatatatatatatacggtgaacgtggtaaggggaggggggtagaggaagtagGTAAGAGAGGGCATAGGGGCtcggcaggagggaaggagggagggggagggggagagggtaagggcaTAAGGGTAGGGACA
The nucleotide sequence above comes from Penaeus chinensis breed Huanghai No. 1 chromosome 3, ASM1920278v2, whole genome shotgun sequence. Encoded proteins:
- the LOC125040812 gene encoding uncharacterized protein K02A2.6-like; this encodes MDNQHIGLDLQINFVTFSNEKLASLRQETSKDVILHGLKDVIIQGWPEEMKDLPRMLHPYLSFRDELSIEDGLVIKGSRVVIPASMQKLVLDRIHEGHQGITKGQLRAKDCVYWTSINRDIEDLVQQCSICQETSRSHTKETLIPHELPTRPWQYVGTDLFHYGGNDYLIIADYYSKFPVIRKMPMHVTSQAVIKGLKNLFSEYGVPEKVYSDNGRQYSSEEFATFASNWEFEHITSSPHYPQSNGFIERTIQTVKNTIDKAKRSNKDPEMAFLTLRTTPLDSKLPSPAELLIGRKMRSNLPLHLPTKEGQKQDVYENFKRKQDTQKQYYDRGAKDQPTLLPGQAVRVQDHITGRWTPATVVEKSQEPRSYIVETQDGGILRRNRRHIRQTPQPKHPLPDEHHAEESTGTTLNIDNEQDHVSKAPEVVPQEQESTCDGTRTRCGRTIKKPNRLNL